A stretch of Desulfobacter hydrogenophilus DNA encodes these proteins:
- a CDS encoding ABC1 kinase family protein, whose product MLSFKTVSKVTKRYRHLVRYQQIIGIIFKYGFENSIEAMNIDHYLNKIPFSKPHQKLSRNQRIRMVLEELGPTFIKMGQVLSSRPDLIPLDLTRELAKLQDKVPSFSFEQVGQIILAEFGKPISEVFHSFEESPFASASIGQVHRAELSPDEPVAVKVQRPGIRKIIEVDLEIIHYLAQVMEKNLEDMDIFRPVKIVEEFAQSLEKELDYMVEAANMEQMAEQFAKEPAIHIPEVYWTHSTQRVLCMEFIRGIKADDVEAIDRAGLDRKKITRTGADFVMRQVFEFGFFHADPHPGNIFILENQHICMIDFGMTGFVNSTTRELFIDLLQGLASKNTQKTARLLCRLTEPEESVNMAALEKDISQFCAIYLSRKLEEINASRMIHQFLELCARHGLRIPPDLFLMIKAFISIEGVARTLDPQFDMLGHARPYIRAAGLRKYSIPRLSREFTSIAMDIFALLQTLPSDTSQIITQIKQGKIKVSIKIEGLERLMRVQDQTSNRISFAIIIASLILGSAIVLNSRIPPMILGVSVIGIAGFLAAAVLGVWLLVAIIRRGRL is encoded by the coding sequence ATGCTCAGTTTTAAGACCGTTTCCAAGGTCACCAAACGGTACCGGCATCTGGTCCGTTACCAACAAATCATCGGCATCATTTTCAAATACGGATTTGAGAATAGTATTGAGGCCATGAATATTGATCATTATCTCAATAAAATTCCATTTTCAAAACCCCATCAAAAACTGTCCAGGAATCAACGGATCAGGATGGTGTTGGAGGAACTTGGGCCCACCTTCATTAAAATGGGCCAGGTATTATCCTCTCGCCCCGACCTGATCCCCCTGGATCTGACCCGGGAGCTTGCCAAACTCCAGGACAAGGTGCCCTCCTTTTCGTTTGAACAGGTTGGACAAATTATCCTTGCAGAGTTCGGCAAACCCATCAGTGAGGTGTTCCATTCCTTTGAGGAATCCCCTTTTGCTTCGGCTTCCATCGGACAGGTTCACCGGGCAGAACTGTCGCCGGACGAACCGGTGGCTGTGAAAGTTCAGCGCCCCGGTATCCGCAAAATAATTGAGGTCGATCTGGAAATCATCCACTATCTGGCCCAGGTCATGGAAAAAAACCTGGAAGATATGGACATATTCCGACCCGTGAAAATCGTTGAAGAATTTGCCCAGTCCCTGGAAAAGGAACTGGATTACATGGTGGAGGCGGCCAATATGGAACAGATGGCAGAGCAGTTTGCCAAAGAGCCGGCCATCCATATCCCCGAAGTATACTGGACTCATTCCACACAACGGGTGCTGTGTATGGAATTTATCCGGGGGATCAAGGCCGATGATGTTGAGGCCATTGACCGGGCAGGCCTTGACCGAAAAAAGATTACCCGCACAGGTGCTGATTTTGTCATGCGCCAGGTATTTGAGTTTGGCTTCTTCCATGCTGATCCCCATCCGGGCAATATTTTTATCCTGGAAAACCAACACATCTGCATGATTGATTTCGGAATGACCGGATTTGTGAATTCGACCACCCGGGAGTTATTCATTGATTTACTCCAGGGGCTTGCCTCAAAAAATACCCAGAAGACAGCCCGTTTGCTATGCCGTCTGACCGAGCCTGAAGAATCGGTCAATATGGCAGCCCTGGAAAAGGATATTTCACAATTTTGTGCCATATACTTGTCCAGAAAGCTTGAAGAAATCAATGCCAGCCGTATGATCCACCAGTTTCTTGAGCTTTGTGCCCGGCACGGGTTGAGAATCCCGCCGGACCTGTTTTTAATGATAAAGGCGTTTATCAGTATTGAGGGGGTGGCACGCACGTTGGATCCACAGTTTGACATGCTTGGCCATGCCCGGCCCTATATCAGGGCGGCTGGCTTGCGCAAGTATTCAATACCGCGCCTTTCCAGGGAGTTCACCAGCATAGCCATGGATATCTTTGCCCTTTTGCAGACCCTGCCATCGGATACAAGCCAGATTATCACACAGATAAAACAGGGCAAAATAAAGGTTTCCATCAAAATAGAAGGCCTGGAACGGTTGATGAGGGTCCAGGATCAGACATCCAATCGAATCTCCTTTGCCATTATTATTGCTTCCCTGATCCTGGGCTCGGCCATTGTACTCAACTCCCGGATCCCTCCTATGATTCTCGGGGTCTCGGTCATCGGCATTGCCGGATTCCTTGCTGCTGCTGTTTTGGGTGTCTGGCTGTTGGTGGCCATTATTCGCAGGGGGCGACTGTGA
- a CDS encoding phasin family protein, producing MLETLKNSLLTGVGMALRSKKEIETFAKEFAEQSEMNQKEAKDFLEECKKRYDDAKSSLDKKVEEVVESVLKRLDLPTRKDVDTLNARIDELSKKLEKDA from the coding sequence ATGCTTGAAACCCTAAAAAATAGTCTGCTCACCGGGGTGGGTATGGCGCTACGTTCCAAAAAAGAAATTGAGACCTTTGCCAAGGAGTTTGCCGAACAGTCTGAGATGAACCAAAAAGAAGCAAAGGACTTTTTAGAAGAGTGTAAAAAGCGGTACGATGACGCAAAATCCAGCCTTGATAAAAAAGTGGAAGAGGTTGTGGAATCGGTGCTCAAACGCCTGGATCTGCCCACCCGTAAAGATGTTGATACACTGAATGCCCGGATTGATGAGTTGTCTAAAAAACTTGAAAAGGATGCCTGA
- a CDS encoding acyl-CoA dehydrogenase has translation MAQAISDRRDVDFVLHEQIGTVDHELFEEFNKKTIDLIVSEARTLAIKEILPTFKDGDEIGCTLENGKVTTPASFKRAWKLFCEGEWLAMCDDPDVGGQGMPRTVGCAALEYMVGANSAFMLYYGMTHGAAKLVEAFGDETQKKLYMKKMFAGQWGGTMLLTEPEAGSDVGALTTTATRNDDGTYTIQGTKIFISAGEHDLCDNIIHPVLARIEGAPAGTRGISLFLVPKYLVNEDGSLGEFNNVVCTGLEEKMGIHGNATCTLALGDKGACIGTLLGEENKGMPEMFKMMNESRAFVGMQGFAVASAAYMNALDYARTRVQGRHLTAGKDATAKNVTIINHPDVKRQLLNMKVYTEGMRSLHYYYAKCEDIVHTTDDETLKADTAALIEVLTPIVKGYITDKALEVCSHGVQVYGGYGYCKEFPAEQLMRDSRIFMIYEGTNGIQAMDLLGRKLSMNKGQSFAYFLDQIKKTIDEAKGIEGVTVLAEKMEFALSRFEILAGELGARSRSEKALNAYAFAHPFLEITGDISFAWMHLWRACIAAPKLAKKAGSLDPEAVAAKAGKNKDAAFYAGQIASARFFINTLLPGSYGKMDAILEGDTCVEDILDVSFGSK, from the coding sequence ATGGCACAGGCAATCTCAGACAGACGCGACGTCGATTTTGTATTGCATGAACAAATTGGAACGGTTGACCATGAGTTATTTGAAGAATTTAATAAAAAGACCATTGACCTGATCGTCTCGGAGGCAAGGACCCTTGCCATTAAGGAAATCCTGCCCACATTCAAGGACGGGGATGAAATCGGCTGCACCCTTGAGAACGGTAAAGTGACCACGCCTGCATCCTTTAAGCGGGCGTGGAAGCTGTTTTGCGAAGGTGAATGGCTGGCCATGTGCGATGATCCGGATGTGGGCGGCCAGGGCATGCCCAGAACCGTGGGGTGTGCAGCCCTGGAATATATGGTGGGCGCCAACTCGGCCTTTATGCTGTATTACGGCATGACCCACGGCGCAGCCAAGCTGGTGGAAGCCTTTGGTGATGAGACCCAGAAAAAACTGTACATGAAAAAAATGTTTGCAGGCCAGTGGGGCGGCACCATGCTTCTGACGGAACCCGAAGCCGGTTCCGACGTGGGGGCCTTGACCACCACAGCTACCCGAAATGATGACGGCACCTATACAATCCAGGGCACAAAGATTTTCATCTCTGCAGGCGAACACGATCTTTGCGATAACATCATCCATCCGGTCCTTGCCCGTATTGAGGGTGCACCTGCCGGTACCCGGGGAATCTCATTGTTCCTGGTACCCAAATACCTGGTCAATGAAGACGGCTCCCTAGGTGAATTCAACAATGTGGTATGCACGGGCCTCGAAGAAAAGATGGGCATTCACGGTAATGCCACCTGCACCCTGGCTTTGGGAGACAAAGGAGCTTGTATCGGCACCCTTCTCGGCGAAGAAAACAAGGGCATGCCCGAAATGTTTAAAATGATGAACGAATCCAGGGCGTTTGTGGGTATGCAAGGCTTTGCCGTGGCGTCCGCTGCTTATATGAACGCCCTGGATTACGCCAGGACCCGGGTACAGGGCCGGCATCTTACAGCGGGCAAGGATGCCACGGCCAAAAACGTAACCATCATCAACCACCCGGATGTTAAACGCCAGTTGTTAAACATGAAAGTATACACCGAAGGTATGCGCTCCCTGCACTATTACTATGCCAAATGCGAGGACATTGTTCACACCACCGATGATGAGACATTAAAGGCCGATACCGCGGCTTTAATTGAGGTGCTAACCCCCATTGTAAAAGGCTATATCACGGATAAGGCCCTGGAAGTCTGCTCCCACGGTGTCCAGGTTTACGGTGGGTATGGATACTGCAAGGAATTTCCCGCAGAGCAGCTCATGCGTGATTCCAGAATTTTTATGATTTATGAAGGCACCAACGGCATTCAGGCCATGGATCTTCTGGGCCGCAAGCTCTCTATGAACAAAGGCCAAAGTTTTGCCTATTTCCTGGATCAAATTAAAAAAACTATAGATGAGGCTAAAGGGATTGAAGGCGTCACGGTGCTTGCCGAAAAGATGGAATTTGCCTTGTCCCGGTTTGAAATCCTTGCCGGTGAGCTCGGTGCAAGGTCAAGGTCTGAAAAGGCGCTCAACGCCTATGCCTTTGCCCATCCTTTCCTGGAAATCACAGGCGATATTTCCTTTGCCTGGATGCATCTGTGGCGTGCCTGCATTGCCGCGCCTAAACTGGCTAAAAAAGCGGGTTCCCTTGATCCCGAAGCTGTGGCTGCCAAGGCGGGCAAAAATAAAGATGCCGCTTTTTATGCAGGACAGATAGCCTCGGCCAGATTTTTTATTAATACACTTTTACCCGGATCTTATGGTAAGATGGATGCCATTCTTGAAGGGGATACGTGTGTGGAAGATATACTGGATGTATCCTTTGGCTCAAAATAA
- a CDS encoding MBL fold metallo-hydrolase, whose translation MRIKCWGSRGSICVSGQQYVRYGGDTTCFEIQANSGEIVIIDAGTGIRRLGKRLVQKKIKTCYLILTHTHWDHIIGLPFFHPLLYADTTVHIQNRTFAGLTTRKVIEQVMCMPFFPVELTAYNADIRFDSSLNNRFSIGSLDIETIPTSHSQNSMGYRFTENGKTFVFLTDNELGYTHSQGRSVEEYIDFSKDADVLFHDTEYTDDEYLKRTGWGHSRLSDVLALSRRASVGQLGLIHINQDRTDDQVDAMVDQCRRFFNDNHLSTSCYAVSTDFEIFL comes from the coding sequence ATGCGAATAAAATGTTGGGGATCCAGGGGATCAATCTGTGTATCAGGGCAACAATATGTTAGATACGGCGGCGATACCACCTGTTTTGAAATCCAGGCGAATTCCGGTGAAATTGTGATCATTGACGCGGGTACCGGTATCCGCAGGCTTGGTAAGCGTCTGGTCCAAAAAAAAATTAAGACATGCTATCTGATTTTGACCCATACTCACTGGGATCACATTATTGGTCTGCCCTTTTTTCATCCTTTGCTTTATGCGGACACAACGGTTCACATCCAGAACCGTACCTTTGCCGGACTGACCACACGAAAGGTTATTGAACAGGTAATGTGTATGCCTTTTTTCCCCGTAGAATTAACTGCTTACAACGCCGACATCCGGTTTGATTCATCCTTGAACAATCGTTTTTCCATCGGCAGCCTGGATATTGAAACCATTCCCACCTCCCATTCCCAAAACAGCATGGGGTACAGGTTTACGGAAAATGGGAAAACATTTGTGTTTCTTACGGACAATGAACTGGGATATACCCATTCCCAGGGCAGAAGCGTCGAAGAATACATTGACTTCTCAAAGGATGCAGATGTACTGTTCCATGACACCGAATACACGGATGATGAATACTTGAAGAGGACCGGTTGGGGTCACTCCCGCCTGTCCGATGTTCTGGCGTTAAGCCGGAGAGCATCTGTGGGGCAGCTCGGCTTGATCCATATCAACCAGGACAGGACCGATGACCAGGTGGATGCCATGGTTGACCAGTGCCGTCGTTTTTTCAATGATAATCACCTTTCCACCTCCTGTTATGCCGTTTCGACGGATTTTGAAATCTTTTTATAG
- a CDS encoding AmpG family muropeptide MFS transporter — protein sequence MLRNILFFLRFLDSSLQRFFPKTWETAKSFAHPRVVTMLFFGFSAGLPILLIFSSLSLWLREAGVERSAVTFFSWAALGYSFKFIWAPLVDQMPIPMMTRVLGRRRAWILLAQICIAGSIFAMSMIDPAKGQNYMVLMALAAVGLGFSSATQDIAIDAYRIESAGERLQALMASMYIAGYRIGMLAAGAGALFLAQIKGSSPGAYDYTAWRTAYQMMAGLMIIGMITVFVIKEPEVTAKDVNRGRITDHARFFILFLVSAVAFVGWFYFSSEIAATLKEQVVFIVKSPSAAGFIIATARLCAGIGVALIAARVMVALKVADMEMIRSAYIEPVSDFFSRYGASLAWLLLALIGLYRISDIVLGVISNVFYQDMGFSKIHIASIVKTFGLFMTIAGGFLGGTLSIQFGVMRILFAGALLSALTNLLFVLMAWTGPALPMLYLVISADNLAGGLAGAAFVAFLSSLTNVRFTAIQYAVFSSLMTLVPKVFSGYSGTMVDQLGYPVFFTVTAVMGIPVLILILICGTRLQVKDRR from the coding sequence ATGTTACGGAATATATTGTTTTTTTTACGTTTTCTGGATTCAAGCCTTCAACGTTTTTTCCCAAAAACATGGGAGACTGCCAAGAGTTTTGCCCACCCACGGGTGGTCACCATGCTTTTTTTCGGGTTCAGTGCAGGGCTGCCAATTCTGCTGATTTTTTCCTCCCTCTCCCTTTGGCTTCGTGAGGCAGGGGTAGAGCGCTCGGCTGTCACCTTTTTTTCTTGGGCTGCCCTGGGGTATTCCTTTAAATTTATCTGGGCGCCTTTGGTGGATCAGATGCCCATTCCTATGATGACACGGGTGCTTGGCCGGCGAAGGGCCTGGATACTTCTGGCCCAGATCTGCATTGCCGGATCAATTTTTGCCATGTCCATGATTGATCCGGCAAAAGGGCAAAATTATATGGTTCTTATGGCCCTGGCAGCTGTGGGCTTAGGCTTTTCTTCGGCTACCCAGGACATTGCCATTGATGCCTACCGCATTGAATCGGCCGGCGAAAGGCTCCAGGCCCTGATGGCTTCTATGTATATTGCCGGATATCGGATCGGGATGCTGGCCGCAGGTGCAGGTGCTTTGTTCCTGGCCCAAATTAAAGGCTCCTCACCGGGCGCGTATGATTACACGGCCTGGCGCACGGCCTACCAGATGATGGCTGGACTGATGATCATTGGTATGATCACGGTATTTGTGATTAAAGAACCTGAAGTAACGGCCAAAGACGTAAATCGAGGTCGAATCACGGATCATGCCCGGTTTTTTATTCTTTTTTTAGTCTCCGCCGTGGCTTTTGTGGGATGGTTCTATTTTTCATCCGAAATTGCAGCAACATTAAAAGAACAGGTGGTCTTTATCGTAAAAAGCCCATCAGCCGCCGGATTTATAATTGCGACAGCGCGGCTTTGCGCGGGTATCGGCGTTGCGCTTATAGCTGCAAGGGTAATGGTGGCCTTAAAGGTGGCGGACATGGAGATGATTCGATCCGCCTATATTGAGCCTGTGTCGGATTTTTTTTCCCGATACGGTGCAAGTTTAGCCTGGCTGCTTCTTGCGCTTATCGGGCTGTACCGAATTTCGGATATTGTTTTAGGTGTTATTTCCAATGTCTTTTACCAGGATATGGGATTTTCAAAAATTCATATCGCAAGTATCGTAAAAACATTTGGGCTGTTCATGACTATTGCCGGCGGTTTTTTAGGGGGCACCCTGTCCATCCAGTTTGGGGTGATGCGCATTCTTTTTGCCGGGGCATTACTGTCGGCGCTTACAAACCTTTTGTTTGTTCTAATGGCCTGGACCGGTCCGGCCCTGCCCATGCTTTATCTTGTCATTTCTGCGGATAACCTGGCAGGTGGTTTAGCAGGCGCTGCATTTGTGGCCTTTCTATCCAGCCTGACCAATGTTAGGTTTACCGCCATTCAATATGCCGTATTTTCGTCATTAATGACCCTTGTGCCAAAGGTATTTTCTGGATATTCCGGGACCATGGTAGACCAACTGGGATACCCTGTATTTTTTACCGTAACCGCCGTGATGGGTATCCCGGTTCTAATCTTAATTTTGATCTGCGGGACTCGACTGCAAGTTAAGGACCGCAGATGA
- a CDS encoding IS1595 family transposase, protein MSGHKGNPEAVAQKGREGRRNRLRGARGRGTLEKEKPPVFGMIQGCGLVVIQMLTNVRQVTIEPLIKSVVSPGTLIYTDEYGIYARLTEWGYEHKSVNHGGGEYARDEDGDGFHEVHVNTMEGFWSLLRGWLRPHRGISQERLPFYLGFFEFVHNAGKRGKALLHSLVELLVK, encoded by the coding sequence GTGTCAGGGCATAAAGGAAATCCAGAAGCAGTAGCCCAAAAAGGACGGGAAGGTCGTCGGAATCGTTTAAGGGGTGCCCGTGGTCGGGGTACATTGGAAAAAGAGAAACCACCCGTTTTCGGAATGATTCAGGGATGCGGCCTGGTGGTAATTCAGATGCTTACCAATGTTCGCCAGGTAACGATAGAGCCCTTGATAAAGTCGGTCGTTTCGCCAGGGACTTTGATTTATACTGATGAATACGGGATCTATGCTCGACTAACCGAATGGGGGTACGAGCATAAGAGCGTGAATCACGGGGGAGGAGAATACGCCAGAGACGAGGATGGAGACGGGTTCCATGAAGTCCATGTAAATACGATGGAAGGCTTCTGGTCTCTGCTACGAGGTTGGTTGCGTCCACACCGAGGAATTTCACAGGAGAGGCTCCCTTTTTATCTTGGTTTTTTTGAGTTCGTTCATAACGCTGGCAAGCGAGGAAAGGCCTTGCTCCATTCGCTTGTCGAACTTTTGGTCAAATAA
- a CDS encoding IS1/IS1595 family N-terminal zinc-binding domain-containing protein, which translates to MQVNIKTLIDDRQCYETVRELRWPEGCQGCQCPFCDSKRVIKRGFNEKEPAKQRYECKDCGKRFDDLTGTIFAGHHQPLKVWILLPLFYGTELVQQADCPRTGPGPHRCAKDDHSTS; encoded by the coding sequence ATGCAGGTAAACATAAAGACGCTGATTGATGATAGACAATGTTATGAAACTGTTCGGGAATTGCGCTGGCCGGAAGGGTGCCAAGGATGCCAATGTCCGTTTTGTGATTCCAAGCGAGTAATCAAAAGAGGATTCAATGAAAAAGAACCTGCCAAACAGCGCTATGAATGTAAAGATTGTGGCAAACGCTTCGATGATCTGACGGGCACCATTTTTGCCGGACATCATCAACCACTCAAAGTATGGATATTGTTGCCTCTATTTTATGGGACTGAACTTGTCCAACAGGCAGATTGCCCAAGAACTGGACCTGGACCGCACAGATGTGCAAAAGATGACCACTCAACTTCGTGA
- the metE gene encoding 5-methyltetrahydropteroyltriglutamate--homocysteine S-methyltransferase produces the protein MKTHNLGFPRIGDNRELKHALESYWRGETSQNELLETGAHLRKNNWECQKELDYVPVGDFSFYDHVLDTSWMLGNIPARAQKTGGSTLDRYFRTARGQSAGDGEDNQISAGEMTKWFDTNYHYIVPEFDPSTEFCLDDGSLLDQVQEAQKAGVNPKPVVLGPVTYLFLGKAENFDKKTLLKKLLPEYVGLLNRLAARDVEWVQIDEPLLVTDLDNDWKHMLKQTYQALANESVKIMLATYFGPLDDNLDLALSLPVQALHVDAVRGKDQVPDLVSRLPEHMVLSLGVIDGRNIWKTDLNTLLDQLTPIHDQLGDRLWLAPSCSMLHVPVDLEIETGLDTELLSWMAFARQKLVELDLLAKALNQGRTIVAAALEENAKALENRKKSPRIHNPGVQARLAQVDDSWGERNLPYPERAKRHKEKLNLPLYPTTTIGSFPQTKEIRSLRLKFKRGQIGLNDYTTGIRDQMKSTIEFQEETGLDVLVHGEAERNDMVEYFGERLDGFAFSRYGWVQSYGSRCVKPPILFGDVSRPQPMTVMWIVYAQSLSEKPVKGMLTGPVTILNWSFVRDDQSRADTCRQIALAIRDEVLDLEKAGVSIIQIDEAALREGLPLRKNQWEEYLNWAVEAFRIAANGVKDETQLHTHMCYSEFNDIIDAITRMDADVITIEASRSNMEILNAFDETAYPNEIGPGVYDIHSPNVPSVDFIVTNMKEAAKRIPRERLWINPDCGLKTRSWPETKESLKNLVEAAKVLRAAATA, from the coding sequence ATGAAAACCCACAATCTGGGGTTCCCCCGCATCGGTGACAACCGGGAACTCAAACACGCATTGGAATCTTACTGGCGGGGCGAAACGTCCCAAAACGAACTGCTTGAAACCGGTGCCCACCTTCGAAAAAACAATTGGGAGTGCCAAAAAGAGCTTGATTATGTGCCCGTGGGCGATTTTTCATTTTATGACCATGTTTTGGACACCAGCTGGATGCTGGGCAATATCCCTGCCCGGGCACAGAAGACCGGCGGATCAACATTGGACCGGTATTTCCGCACAGCCCGGGGACAGTCCGCAGGCGATGGGGAAGACAACCAGATTTCAGCCGGAGAAATGACCAAGTGGTTTGACACCAACTATCACTACATTGTCCCGGAATTTGATCCATCCACCGAATTTTGCCTGGATGATGGATCTCTATTGGACCAGGTACAAGAGGCGCAAAAGGCAGGTGTAAACCCCAAACCGGTTGTGTTAGGCCCCGTGACCTATCTTTTTTTAGGCAAGGCAGAAAATTTTGATAAGAAAACCCTGCTGAAAAAATTGCTGCCGGAGTATGTTGGCCTGTTGAATCGGCTGGCCGCCCGGGATGTCGAGTGGGTGCAGATAGATGAACCGTTGCTGGTCACGGATTTGGATAATGACTGGAAACACATGCTGAAACAAACCTACCAGGCGTTGGCGAACGAATCTGTCAAGATCATGCTGGCCACCTATTTTGGTCCCCTTGACGATAACCTGGATCTGGCCCTGTCACTGCCGGTTCAGGCCCTTCATGTTGACGCGGTGCGGGGAAAAGACCAGGTACCGGATTTGGTTTCTCGCTTGCCCGAACATATGGTCTTGTCCTTGGGGGTGATTGACGGAAGAAATATCTGGAAAACGGATTTAAACACCCTTTTGGATCAACTGACACCCATCCACGACCAGCTTGGCGACCGGCTGTGGCTGGCCCCCTCCTGTTCCATGCTCCATGTGCCTGTGGATCTGGAAATAGAGACCGGACTGGATACCGAACTTTTAAGCTGGATGGCCTTTGCCCGGCAGAAACTGGTTGAATTGGATCTTCTGGCCAAGGCATTAAACCAGGGTAGAACAATAGTGGCTGCGGCCCTGGAAGAGAACGCAAAGGCATTGGAAAACCGCAAAAAATCCCCACGGATTCACAATCCGGGGGTCCAAGCCCGTCTGGCCCAGGTGGATGACAGTTGGGGAGAACGCAATCTGCCCTACCCGGAACGTGCCAAACGTCATAAAGAGAAACTCAATCTGCCCCTTTACCCCACCACCACCATTGGTTCCTTTCCCCAAACCAAAGAGATCCGTTCATTGCGCCTTAAATTCAAACGAGGACAGATCGGACTGAATGACTACACTACCGGCATTCGGGACCAGATGAAAAGCACCATTGAATTTCAGGAAGAGACCGGCCTGGATGTGCTGGTCCATGGCGAAGCCGAACGTAACGATATGGTGGAGTATTTTGGCGAGCGGTTGGACGGCTTTGCCTTCAGCCGCTATGGCTGGGTGCAGTCCTACGGCTCCCGTTGCGTTAAGCCGCCCATTCTTTTTGGTGACGTGTCCAGGCCCCAACCTATGACCGTGATGTGGATCGTCTATGCCCAGTCCTTGTCAGAAAAACCGGTCAAAGGGATGCTCACAGGCCCTGTAACCATTTTAAACTGGTCCTTTGTCCGGGACGACCAAAGCCGGGCCGACACCTGCCGCCAGATCGCTCTTGCGATCCGTGACGAGGTACTGGATCTTGAAAAGGCCGGTGTTTCCATTATCCAGATAGATGAAGCAGCCTTAAGGGAAGGACTGCCTCTGCGTAAAAATCAGTGGGAGGAATATCTGAACTGGGCAGTGGAGGCATTCCGGATTGCCGCCAATGGGGTCAAAGACGAGACCCAGCTTCATACCCATATGTGCTATTCGGAATTCAACGATATCATTGATGCCATCACACGCATGGATGCCGATGTCATCACCATTGAGGCATCACGTTCGAACATGGAGATATTGAACGCCTTTGACGAAACCGCCTATCCCAACGAAATCGGTCCGGGGGTGTATGATATCCACTCTCCCAACGTACCATCCGTAGATTTCATTGTGACCAACATGAAGGAAGCAGCCAAACGGATTCCCCGGGAACGGCTGTGGATCAACCCGGACTGCGGCCTAAAAACCCGGTCCTGGCCGGAGACAAAGGAATCTTTGAAAAATTTGGTGGAGGCAGCCAAAGTGCTGCGCGCTGCTGCAACGGCCTGA
- a CDS encoding LysR family transcriptional regulator, which yields MIDRIHLSILNEIDRKGTLTAAAQALCLTQPALTHTMKKLESSISTRLWQKDGRGLRLTRSGRYLLEVSRKILPQFAQAEKMLEQYAQGKRGMLCIGMECHPCYRWFSTIVAEYLTQWTDVELDVKQEFQFDGIQALLDFEIDLLITPDPVKTKNLSFTPLFEYEHVLAVPQSHSLAQRDHILAEDLLDQVLITYPVPLERLDIFTRCLIPAQCRPQHHKTIETTDIILQMVASGRGITALPRWLVEDSQERFGLKAVPIGPGGIWKEISAGIRDQDSTTDYIQGFIALAG from the coding sequence ATGATTGATCGGATTCATCTATCCATATTGAACGAAATTGACCGAAAGGGAACCTTGACAGCCGCAGCCCAAGCCCTTTGCCTGACCCAGCCGGCCCTGACCCACACCATGAAAAAACTTGAATCCAGTATAAGCACCCGGCTCTGGCAAAAAGACGGCCGAGGGTTGCGCCTGACCCGGTCAGGCCGATATTTACTGGAGGTTTCCCGTAAAATACTGCCCCAATTTGCCCAGGCCGAGAAGATGCTTGAGCAATATGCACAGGGCAAAAGGGGGATGCTCTGTATCGGAATGGAGTGCCACCCATGCTACCGCTGGTTTTCAACTATTGTTGCCGAATATCTTACCCAGTGGACGGATGTGGAACTTGATGTTAAACAGGAATTTCAATTTGACGGGATACAGGCGCTGCTGGATTTTGAAATTGACCTGCTCATCACCCCGGATCCTGTAAAAACAAAAAACCTGTCCTTTACGCCCCTCTTTGAGTATGAACATGTGTTAGCTGTCCCCCAAAGCCATTCCCTGGCCCAGCGCGATCACATTCTTGCCGAAGATTTGCTGGATCAGGTGCTGATCACCTACCCCGTCCCCTTGGAACGTCTGGATATTTTCACCCGGTGTCTTATTCCGGCCCAATGTCGTCCCCAACACCATAAAACCATTGAAACTACGGATATCATCCTCCAAATGGTGGCTTCGGGCCGGGGGATCACAGCACTGCCGCGCTGGCTTGTGGAAGACAGTCAAGAAAGATTTGGATTAAAAGCAGTTCCCATCGGTCCAGGCGGCATCTGGAAAGAGATCAGTGCGGGAATCCGGGACCAAGACAGCACAACCGATTATATCCAAGGATTTATCGCCCTTGCCGGATAG